The Vespula pensylvanica isolate Volc-1 chromosome 5, ASM1446617v1, whole genome shotgun sequence genome includes a window with the following:
- the LOC122629321 gene encoding anaphase-promoting complex subunit 1 isoform X2: MIAASDPVEYIPGGRQIYSKHPGSVINQQSLNNSSSPGESILLEKLSQVNISEKSFKEFWLIRDNDMCGEEELYCSGKVAIHSKGDQSTRVLQTSYTCETDIKHALWCNFCTSIPDHLSRGKNQNNEEQLGETIECICLLDSYTLRVFTENGEDYVSSLQFQVSAVWPTKYGILLEKAQIPKQNISETRYTSSETCKYPLQIDANLPIAFSLMHPLDEICPLLIKHGNISYMCESNQQIVFTSSEPSLAVIYDEKTGLHSVYKIRKALIEECQMVCRNNETTQSLFNFSTSASPLNIGSNISANKNYSNKSHINMFGIVNPHLNNVGGGYGIPNSPFGSRGTSYTTTGSCGQSPSQVQQQHSRSQSPMATISRCQSPTHSGFSPLLGIPNTIINHHSRLHQMVMGTNLNHTQNSPAGNGSSIQLQDAITPSKPLYPEICLDHVWTENVGIPKDILPGRASKVLLTSDFVGQSYLGYLVPSRSQFFLVRLEKTNKQQHIIFGMVTNIIAKDAVSLPNLHMIAIIDSSNNIVLYSGTTCVGKLHVSSILPNLTCKYFVSNINHKLGSPFPRRSSLISQNCGNSHEIRFEEALHLLSPVGGTCAQPPILLENSVLDLNLVGLKDAVGNKITLEYGNKSYFRITLPTCSTSPLVTKCLKTLRSVLQRDLAMQLLVKWYGARNAPGPQDFSPVQEWYLFLVVLFTLLGYDVEKLQLIQNNEKDQFTERNSPMVVPKKQKTSDSGSNDDWMYVINSIKSKNSQNFISDILGLTKFSNTHDTLSSKNAESKTTGRINYQAILFSYLPLILFSLHLLYEELKLDCVMSESLPLLAQLLYQLSTDLKFDTYAHHYFLDFPMLHYLKKTVSQINDTDLQKITTPNYISLKPPDIFKTLNNLLIGANVVPFPYLYHVNPRARNIVYLTTLVANENKTDKLEMDKFVKLIIPAGSRVDFQESRNKFDRDMPKQLQQPTIENIVLLYHEMGMKKEDLETLPPGVSLILKDVMHRCRERPPSNWPANVYELVDRQDLAALGTHLNSLHMNDPNDNDGKNYLTKDLDQDDGMEFDDNILKLRFNKDHRVAEVRRLLNSSKPVRIAIVQRPDVSDHEFIEEQERHLHALCTRTMALPVARGMFTLRTATPIITEQLPIPRLCLTGKAPPRGTTVELAHIDVPPNMNLWPLFHNGVAAGLRIHPNASNIDSTWIVYNKQQQGEFGIEHSGFLMALGLNGHLKNLAPFSMYEYLVECHEATSVGLLLGLSATHRATMDVSMTKLLSLHVETLLPPTSIELNVPQNVQVAALMGVGLVYQGTAHRHISHALLSEIGRPPGPEMKNCVDRESYSLTAGLALGLVVLGCGGATDLASIPDTLHYYMVGGHVRPFTGAQKDKYKSPSYQIREGDSINIDVTSPGATLALGLMYFNTGNRAVAEWMQAPDTQYLLDFVRPDFLLLRILAKSLILWNEIQPTKSWVSSHVPNIVYKYRLQKPTPGITQNVDLETMNQAYCNIIAGACMALGLKYAGTANKNAFRTLFNYAQMFTALSHKTIAELAGKSTIETCLNVILLSTAVVMAGTGDLEIMRICRHVRTRVGPTSSVVTYGSHLATHMALGLLFLGGGRYTLSNNPSSIAALVISLFPKFPTHSNDNRYHLQALRHLYVLAVEPRVILPRDIDSGQYCYATVQLTFINDNETQGQEMVLQAPCLLPQLSSLQKIELKDTRYWEIVFEKNYNWQQLEDMLKRSDSLSVKQRAGCLSYIEDPHGFRSLIAQTLTTEKAFAWTIRPEYITSFTNDKTVLNIVKYFMQVFKKEKRNYEGNMKVILHGNTNKAKHDYFSKNLSNITSTISNNWNEQSEHSQGMEITEMSSSLKDINYVPETEETCYGITEFEQNFLQTFAVIVYECVIKDKVGLLPSWVSMVKNMEILEKQPNSFSIWQIKLLSSQMLHKLSLKESNPLLSAETILAIKQKVSLTLDGWENELIPVIKHYLTTGIIECDLKTLSKMSTYFIFYDVPYYTDNKIFLRPFQQEEMMSTISSVTLYKLYKIFKTN; the protein is encoded by the exons ATGATTGCCGCCTCAGATCCGGTG GAATATATTCCTGGTGGACgtcaaatttattcaaaacatCCTGGGTCAGTAATAAATCAACAGTCATTAAATAATTCGTCTTCACCAGGAGAAAGTATTCTATTGGAAAAACTTAGTCAAGTTAATATATCAGAAAAATCTTTT aaagaattcTGGTTAATACGTGACAATGATATGTgtggagaagaagaattatattGCTCTGGGAAAGTTGCAATTCATTCAAAAGGTGATCAATCCACTCGTGTACTTCAAACTTCATATACTTGTGAAACCGATATAAAGCATGCATTATGGTGTAATTTTTGTACAAGTATACCAGATCATTTGTCAAGAgggaaaaatcaaaataatgaaGAGCAGTTAGGTGAAACAATAGAATGTATTTGTTTGCTAGATTCTTATACTCTTAGAGTTTTTACAGAAAATGGTGAAGACTATGTATCTAGTTTACAATTTCag gTTTCTGCTGTTTGGCCAACAAAGTATGGTATTTTACTTGAAAAAGCACAAATTCCTAAGCAAAACATTTCTGAAACAAg GTATACTTCATCAGAGACATGTAAATATCCATTGCAAATTGATGCCAACTTGCCAATAGCATTTTCACTTATGCACCCTTTAGATGAAATATGTCCATTACTTATTAAGCATG gaaatatatcatatatgtgtGAATCAAATCAGCAGATTGTCTTTACTAGTTCTGAACCATCATTGGCTGTAATATATGATGAAAAAACTGGATTGCATTCTGtgtataaaatacgaaaagcACTAATAGAAGAGTGTCAGATGGTTTGTAGAAACAATGAAACAACACAaagtttattcaatttttcaacAAGTGCATCACCATTAAATATTGGTAGCAATATATCAGCTAATAAAAACTATTCTAATAAAAgtcatataaatatgtttg gCATAGTTAATCCACATTTAAATAATGTTGGAGGTGGATATGGCATACCAAATAGTCCTTTTGGATCTCGAGGTACTTCATACACTACAACAGGTTCATGTGGCCAATCTCCTTCACAAGTGCAACAACAACATTCACGTTCTCAAAGTCCAATGGCTACTATTTCACGTTGTCAATCTCCAACACATTCAGGATTCTCTCCCTTACTTGGAATACctaatacaattataaatcATCATTCACGATTACATCAAATGGTTATGGGAACTAATTTAAATCATACACAAAATAGCCCTGCTGGTAATGGCAGTAGCATTCAGCTTCAAGATGCTATTACTCCAAGTAAACCCTTATATCCTGAGATATGTCTTGATCATGTATGGACAGAAAATGTAGGAATTCCAAA ggATATACTACCAGGACGAGCATCTAAAGTTCTTCTAACATCTGATTTCGTTGGTCAAAGTTATTTGGGATATTTAGTACCAAGTAgatcacaattttttttagttcgattagaaaaaactaataaacaacaacatattatttttggaATGGTTACAAATATAATAGCAAAAGATGCAGTTAGTTTGCCA aatTTACATATGATAGCAATCATTGATTCatcaaataatatagtattgtATTCGGGCACAACATGTGTAGGCAAGCTACATGTATCAAGCATTCTTCCGAATCTTACATGTAAATATTTCGTGTCAAATATTAATCACAAACTCGGTTCTCCATTTCCACGACGAAGTTCTTTAATTTCGCAAAATTGTGGAAATTCTCATGAGATCAGATTTGAAGAAGCTCTACACCTTTTGAGTCCAGTCGGTGGCACCTGTGCACAACCACCaattttgttagaaaattcTGTACTAGATCTAAATCTTGTTGGTCTGAAAGATGCAGTGGGTAATAAAATTACGTTAGAATATGGTAACAAAAGTTATTTCCGGATTACGCTACCAACTTGTAGTACATCTCCATTAG ttacCAAATGTTTAAAAACATTGCGTAGTGTATTACAAAGAGACCTTGCAATGCAGTTATTAGTAAAGTGGTATGGAGCTCGAAACGCACCAGGTCCACAAGATTTTTCTCCAGTACAAGAATggtatctttttcttgtagttttatttactttgttgGGATATGACGTTGagaaattacaattaatacaaaacaatgaaaaagatcAATTTACTGAACGAAACAGTCCAATGGTTGTTccaaaaaagcaaaaaaccAGTGATAGTGGATCCAATGATGATTGGATGTAcgtaataaattctattaaatctaaaaattctcaaaattttatttctgataTATTAGGACtgacaaaattttctaatacacATGACACATTATCTTCAAAAAATGCTGAATCAAAGACTACAGgaagaataaattatcaagcaattttattttcatatcttcCTCTTATTCTATTCTCATTGCATTTATTATatgaagaattaaaattagattGTGTAATGTCAGAAAGCTTACCATTACTTGCTCagttattatatcaattaagcACAGACTTAAAATTTGATACTTATGCTCATCATTACTTTCTTGATTTTCCAATGCtacattatttaaagaaaacagTATCTCAAATAAATGATACAGATCTACAGAAAATAACTACACCAAATTATATCAGCTTAAAGCCACCGGATATATTCAaaacgttaaataatttactaattGGTGCAAATGTAGTACCATTTCCGTATCTGTATCATGTAAATCCTCGAGCAAGAAATATAGTGTATTTAACTACACTAGTagcaaatgaaaataaaactgaTAAACTAGAAAtggataaatttgtaaaactgATAATACCAGCTGGAAGTCGTGTAGATTTCCaagaaagtagaaataaatttgatagagATATGCCAAAACAATTACAACAACCGACCATAGAAAACATTGTGCTATTATATCATGAAATGG gtatgaaaaaagaagatttagaAACTTTACCACCAGGagtatctttaatattaaagGATGTTATGCACAGATGCAGAGAACGTCCGCCATCTAATTGGCCGGCGAATGTATATGAATTAGTAGATCGTCAAGATTTGGCTGCATTAGGTACACATTTAAACTCATTACATATGAACGATCCTAATGATAATGATGGAAAGAATTATCTGACTAAAGATTTGGATCAAGATGATGGAATGGAATTTGATGATAAT atattaaaactCAGATTTAATAAGGACCATAGAGTAGCTGAAGTACGACGATTACTTAATTCATCAAAACCCGTAAGAATAGCAATAGTACAACGACCAGATGTGAGTGATCACGAATTTAtagaagaacaagagagacATTTACATGCTCTATGTACAAGAACAATGGCTCTTCCTGTAGCTAGAGGCATGTTCACACTTAGGACTGCAACTCCTATAATTACAGAGCAATTACCAATTCCTCGACTTTGTTTAACAg gTAAAGCACCTCCTCGAGGAACTACAGTAGAATTAGCTCACATAGATGTACCACCAAACATGAATTTGTGGCCTCTATTTCATAATGGAGTGGCTGCTGGTCTTCGCATTCATCCAAATGCATCAAACATTGATTCAACTTggattgtatataataaacaacaaCAAGGCGAATTTGGCATTGAACATTCAGGGTTTTTAATGGCACTTGGTTTGAATGGTCATTTAAAGAATCTAGCACCGTTTAGTATGTACGAATACCTCGTTGAATGTCACGAAGCAACTAGTGTTGGTCTTTTGCTTGGCTTATCTGCGACACATCGAGCTACAATGGATGTGTCAATGACAAAATTATTGTCATTACATGTTGAAACCTTACTGCCACCAACAAGCATAGAGTTGAATGTTCCACAAAATGTTCAAGTAGCTGCATTAATGGGAGTTGGTTTGGTATATCAAGGGACTGCACATAGGCATATATCACATGCTTTATTATCAGAAATCG gAAGACCACCTGGTCCAGAAATGAAGAATTGCGTTGATCGAGAATCGTATTCTTTAACGGCAGGATTGGCATTAGGATTAGTTGTACTTGGATGTGGTGGTGCTACTGATCTTGCCAGTATACCTGATACTTTACATTATTACATGGTTGGTGGGCATGTACGACCTTTTACGGGAGCACAAAAGGATAAATACAAATCTCCAAG TTATCAAATACGTGAAGGAGATTCTATCAATATTGATGTAACAAGTCCTGGTGCAACATTAGCTTTAGGCCTTATGTACTTCAATACAGGAAATCGAGCTGTAGCTGAATGGATGCAAGCACCAGATACACAGTACTTACTTGATTTTGTGAGGCCAGATTTTCTACTATTAAGAATATTGGctaaatcattaattttatggaATGAAATTCAACCAACTAAATCATGGGTTTCTAGTCATGTCCCcaatatcgtttataaatatagattacAAAAGCCCACACCAGGAATTACCCAAAATGTGGATCTAGAAACTATGAA tcAAGCATACTGTAACATTATAGCAGGAGCTTGTATGGCTTTAGGGCTGAAATATGCAGGAACTGCAAACAAAAATGCATTTAgaactttatttaattatgctCAAATGTTTACAGCATTGTCTCATAAAACAATAGCTGAGTTAGCAGGCAAATCTACTATAGAAACATGTTTAAATGTGATTTTACTTTCCACTGCTGTTGTCATGGCAGGAACAGGTGATTTAGAG aTTATGAGAATATGTAGACATGTAAGAACAAGAGTAGGACCTACTAGTAGTGTTGTTACATATGGTTCTCATCTAGCAACACATATGGCTCTTGGTCTTCTTTTCCTTGGTGGTGGTAGATATACTCTTTCAAATAATCCTAGTTCTATAGCTGCTCTTgtgatttctcttttcccaaAATTTCCAACACATAGCAATGATAACAG ATATCATCTACAAGCTTTGCGACATTTATACGTTCTAGCTGTTGAACCACGTGTAATCTTACCAAGAGATATAGACAGTGGACAATACTGTTATGCTACAGTACAGTTGacatttattaatgataatgaaacTCAAGGACAAGAAATGGTTCTTCAAGCTCCATGTCTGTTGCCACAATTAAGCAgtttacaaaaaatagaattaaaagacACTCGATACTGGGAAatcgtatttgaaaaaaattacaattggCAACAACTTGAAGATATGTTAAAGAGAAGCGATTCTTTAAGTGTTAAACAAAGGGCTGGATGTTTATCATATATAGAAGATCCCCAT gGTTTCAGAAGTTTAATAGCACAAACTTTAACAACAGAGAAAGCTTTTGCGTGGACTATACGCCCAGAATATATAACATCATTTACAAACGATAAAACAGTATTAAATATAGTAAAGTATTTTATgcaagtatttaaaaaagaaaaaagaaattatgaagGAAACATGAAAGTCATTTTACATGGAAATACAAATAAAGCAAAacacgattatttttctaaaaatttaagTAATATAACTTCAACAATAAGCAATAATTGGAATGAACAATCAGAACATTCTCAAGGAATGGAAATCACAGAAATGTCATCTTCATTAAAAGATATCAATTATGTCCCTGAAACAGAAGAAACTTGTTATGGAATAACAGAGtttgaacaaaattttttacaaacattTGCAGTAATTGTTTACGAATGTGTTATCAAAGATAAAGTTGGACTTTTACCATCATGGGTAAGCATGGTTaaaaatatggaaattttagaaaaacaaCCGAACAGTTTTTCGATATGGCAAATAAAGCTTTTATCTTCACAAATGTTACACAAGTTGTCTTTGAAAGAATCAAATCCACTTCTTAGTGCAGAGACTATACTTGCaattaaacaaaaagtatCACTTACTTTAGATGGATGGGAAAatg AATTAATACctgtaataaaacattatttaacaACTGGAATTATTGAATGTGATTTAAAAACATTATCAAAAATGagtacatatttcattttttatgatGTACCTTATTAtacagataataaaatattct tGAGACCATTTCAACAAGAAGAAATGATGTCTACAATATCAAGCGTCACATTGTACAAGTTgtataaaatctttaaaaccAATTAA